One region of Ardenticatena maritima genomic DNA includes:
- a CDS encoding EAL domain-containing protein, which yields MTYQQMPFTPFLIAVILLDLTAVIWLWVRYRNRWNGRMSAILLLEVALWMFGNLLLISIPDVQSQLLALKIIYTAVVFVPATWLLWTYSFISLEDDWSPTTYLFFFGSSLFFLVMAWTNDVHNLFWRSPRLESFDTYLILVIERGPLFWVFILYAFACVFYSLYLLGRYFYKTRSFYNWQITSLMAAMFFPALLAFADAVYIKKPIDLSPIFLGTFTLGLFALSLSTRGRRLAPIVYNRILEYMPDALIVLDAQHCIRELSKSAEKLLQGDRSTLLGLPLSSVWTVETHYLERLLADEEVSFELQLPIDEQVCTFHVQTGLIYAPEGNLFARLILFRDMTEHHQILERLRESEERYVLAARGASAGLFDWDLRTNTIFYAPRWKTMLGYTESEISDSPNEWFWRVHPDDRPALKTAITEHLAGKTDYMESEYRIRHKSGSYLWMWCRAQALRTPEGQAYRLAGSQTDITERKRIEEALRFEAEHDPLTRLPNRNKFMQRLREEFERAQQNPMYSYAVVFIDLDRFKLINDTMGHTFGDELLKLVAQRLQHYIQWDMMLARFGGDEFVVLITGSDAIQRAMHLGSVLVRAFQQPFTYQGHTFHFTLSMGIAPATLSAPEDVLRNADLALYRAKEQGGGRFAVFDETLFRNATMRLQLENALREALAHQDLEIYFQPIVRLSTGRLVGFEVLVRWHHPEYGFIPPSRFIPIAEEMGLVSEIDHYVLSSALATLARWHHLYPSSPPIWIAVNFSGQEFQTPGFARSIRNLLRTHGVRPEDLHIEITERVLLQRTQEAIEEITALERLGVPFYIDDFGTGYSSLSYLHRFNISGLKIDRSFVQNTPHSPSTQTLVRAIVAMAHALEIAVVVEGVETVEQMTLLRAMGCEYGQGYFFGRPLKEQEAEEWLAQGRHTFPIDESTASNAG from the coding sequence ATGACGTATCAACAAATGCCCTTCACCCCATTCCTCATCGCAGTCATTCTTCTTGACTTGACAGCGGTCATTTGGTTGTGGGTGCGCTACCGCAACCGTTGGAATGGCCGCATGAGTGCCATTCTCCTGCTTGAAGTCGCATTGTGGATGTTCGGCAATCTGTTGTTGATAAGCATTCCTGATGTACAGTCGCAATTATTGGCGCTCAAAATCATATACACAGCAGTCGTCTTTGTTCCCGCCACATGGCTTCTGTGGACCTATTCGTTCATCAGCCTTGAAGACGATTGGTCGCCCACAACGTATCTTTTTTTCTTTGGCAGTAGTCTTTTCTTTCTGGTGATGGCATGGACAAACGATGTGCACAATCTCTTCTGGCGCTCCCCACGGTTGGAGTCGTTCGATACCTATCTGATTCTCGTCATTGAGCGCGGTCCGCTCTTTTGGGTGTTCATTCTGTATGCCTTCGCATGCGTTTTCTACAGCCTCTACCTGTTAGGGCGATATTTCTACAAAACACGCTCGTTTTACAACTGGCAGATTACGTCGCTTATGGCGGCCATGTTTTTTCCCGCCCTGCTTGCCTTTGCAGATGCTGTGTACATCAAGAAACCCATTGATTTGTCCCCCATTTTCTTGGGCACCTTTACGCTTGGTTTGTTTGCCCTTTCTCTTTCAACGCGCGGTCGGCGCCTGGCGCCTATCGTGTATAACCGCATTCTCGAATACATGCCTGACGCCCTCATCGTTCTTGACGCCCAGCACTGCATTCGAGAACTGAGCAAAAGCGCCGAAAAACTTCTGCAAGGCGACCGGTCAACACTTCTCGGGCTTCCACTCTCCAGCGTCTGGACAGTCGAAACGCACTACCTGGAACGCCTGCTTGCCGATGAAGAAGTCTCTTTTGAACTCCAACTCCCAATTGATGAGCAGGTATGCACTTTCCACGTTCAAACCGGCCTCATTTACGCGCCGGAAGGCAATCTCTTCGCACGTCTCATCTTGTTTCGGGATATGACCGAGCACCATCAAATTCTTGAGCGGCTCCGCGAGAGCGAAGAGCGGTATGTGCTGGCGGCACGCGGCGCGTCCGCCGGCTTGTTCGATTGGGATTTGCGCACGAACACCATTTTCTACGCCCCCCGTTGGAAAACGATGCTCGGGTACACAGAAAGCGAAATCAGCGACTCGCCGAACGAGTGGTTTTGGCGCGTACACCCCGATGACCGCCCAGCATTGAAAACCGCTATCACCGAGCACCTGGCTGGTAAAACGGACTACATGGAAAGTGAATACCGTATCCGCCACAAAAGCGGTTCTTACCTGTGGATGTGGTGCCGCGCCCAAGCCTTGCGCACGCCCGAAGGGCAAGCCTATCGCCTGGCGGGGTCGCAAACCGATATCACAGAGCGTAAACGCATTGAAGAAGCGCTGCGGTTTGAAGCCGAACACGACCCCCTCACCCGCCTGCCCAACCGCAACAAGTTCATGCAACGCCTGCGCGAAGAGTTTGAACGCGCCCAGCAAAACCCCATGTACTCCTATGCGGTTGTCTTTATTGACCTCGACCGCTTCAAACTCATCAACGATACCATGGGGCATACGTTTGGCGATGAATTGCTCAAACTCGTTGCGCAACGGCTCCAGCACTATATCCAATGGGACATGATGCTGGCACGCTTTGGTGGCGATGAGTTCGTCGTCCTGATTACAGGGAGCGACGCCATCCAACGCGCCATGCATCTCGGTTCGGTACTGGTGCGGGCATTCCAACAACCTTTTACCTACCAGGGGCACACGTTCCACTTTACTTTGAGCATGGGGATTGCGCCTGCAACGCTCAGCGCCCCCGAAGATGTGCTCCGTAATGCTGACCTGGCGCTCTACCGCGCAAAAGAGCAGGGGGGTGGGCGGTTCGCCGTCTTCGATGAAACCCTCTTCCGCAATGCGACCATGCGCCTGCAATTGGAAAACGCGCTCCGTGAAGCGCTCGCCCACCAGGATTTGGAGATTTATTTTCAGCCCATCGTGCGGCTCTCCACGGGGCGGCTGGTCGGCTTCGAGGTGCTCGTACGCTGGCACCACCCCGAATACGGCTTCATCCCACCTTCACGCTTTATCCCCATAGCCGAAGAAATGGGATTGGTGAGTGAAATTGACCACTACGTGCTCTCGTCCGCGTTGGCGACGCTGGCACGCTGGCACCACCTTTACCCGTCCAGCCCTCCCATCTGGATTGCCGTCAACTTTTCGGGGCAAGAGTTCCAAACACCGGGCTTTGCTCGCTCAATCCGCAATCTTTTGCGCACCCATGGCGTGCGCCCCGAAGATTTGCACATTGAAATTACCGAGCGGGTTCTGCTCCAACGCACGCAAGAAGCCATAGAGGAGATTACCGCGTTAGAGCGGCTTGGTGTTCCGTTCTACATTGATGATTTTGGGACGGGCTACTCTTCACTCAGTTATCTGCACCGCTTCAACATCAGCGGTTTGAAGATTGACCGCTCATTTGTGCAAAACACCCCCCACTCACCATCCACACAAACGCTGGTGCGCGCCATTGTAGCAATGGCGCACGCTTTGGAGATAGCCGTTGTTGTTGAGGGTGTGGAAACAGTGGAACAGATGACACTGCTCCGTGCCATGGGGTGTGAATATGGGCAAGGGTATTTCTTCGGGCGACCACTCAAAGAGCAAGAAGCCGAGGAGTGGCTGGCGCAAGGTCGCCATACATTCCCCATAGACGAATCCACGGCGTCTAACGCCGGCTAG
- a CDS encoding bifunctional homocysteine S-methyltransferase/methylenetetrahydrofolate reductase, producing MTHPLLMRLAQGPLLTDGAMGTQLYSRGYSFKQGFDSANIERPQVVRDIHEAYLLAGADVLETNTFGANRVKLAEHGLQDRVAEINRAAVQIAQAAREALRQPAFILGAVGPLGRMLAPLGALSPQEARAIFREQIQALIEAGVDGIILETFSSLAEIQEALRAAKEIAPDIPVIAQMTFGRDGVTKLGHAPVDVAAALLANGADVVGANCGIGPRSVLAAIRTMQAQYPHATYSAIPNAGWPEQMDGRILYPATPEYFANFAREAAEMGVRLIGGCCGTTPDHIRAMRAALDSWQAGEPIPARPREPVAVHVRHIAENPAPTALARAFASGHFVTTVELEPPRGVDLTDLLNTAAMLKGAGATVLNVADSPLARMRMSPWAVASLIQSRVGIETVLHFPTRGRNLLRVQGDLLAAHALGVRNIFVVMGDPTAIGDYPDATDSYDIVPTGLMKLIKEGFNQGRDFGGNDLGAPTHFLVGCALNFGAANLEREVKLLRKKIASGADFCLTMPFYDPDVPRRFIEAYGGPVEIPVLMGVLPLYNERHAAFLHNEVPGITIPEHVLERMATAENKPQEGVRIALELIDAVRDLVDGIYIMPPFRKYDIAAQIIRAVYRGNHANAMQEE from the coding sequence ATGACACATCCTTTGTTGATGCGGCTTGCCCAGGGTCCCTTGTTGACCGATGGGGCAATGGGAACACAACTTTACAGCCGCGGCTATTCGTTCAAACAAGGGTTCGATAGCGCCAACATCGAGCGCCCGCAGGTGGTGCGCGATATTCACGAAGCCTACCTGCTGGCTGGCGCTGACGTCCTGGAAACCAACACCTTTGGCGCCAATCGCGTCAAACTGGCCGAACACGGCTTGCAAGACCGTGTCGCGGAGATCAACCGGGCGGCGGTGCAGATTGCGCAAGCCGCCCGTGAAGCCTTGCGCCAACCCGCCTTCATCCTTGGGGCGGTAGGACCGCTTGGGCGTATGCTTGCCCCCCTTGGTGCCCTTTCGCCGCAGGAAGCCCGCGCTATCTTCCGCGAGCAAATCCAGGCGCTGATTGAAGCCGGCGTGGATGGTATTATCCTGGAAACATTCAGCAGTCTCGCCGAAATTCAGGAAGCCCTGCGTGCCGCCAAGGAGATTGCCCCCGACATCCCCGTCATCGCCCAAATGACGTTTGGACGCGACGGTGTGACCAAATTGGGGCATGCGCCTGTGGACGTTGCGGCGGCATTGCTCGCCAACGGCGCGGACGTCGTGGGCGCGAATTGCGGTATTGGACCGCGGAGCGTGCTCGCCGCTATTCGCACCATGCAGGCGCAATATCCCCATGCCACCTACTCTGCTATCCCCAACGCGGGGTGGCCGGAGCAGATGGATGGGCGCATCCTCTACCCCGCCACACCGGAATACTTTGCCAACTTCGCCCGCGAAGCCGCCGAAATGGGCGTGCGCCTCATCGGGGGCTGCTGCGGCACCACACCCGACCACATCCGCGCCATGCGTGCCGCACTCGATTCATGGCAGGCTGGCGAACCCATCCCGGCGCGCCCGCGTGAGCCGGTGGCTGTGCATGTGCGCCACATTGCCGAAAACCCCGCCCCGACGGCATTGGCGCGCGCCTTCGCCAGCGGACATTTTGTCACCACGGTTGAACTGGAACCGCCGCGCGGTGTTGACCTGACCGACTTGCTCAACACCGCCGCCATGCTCAAAGGCGCTGGCGCGACAGTCCTCAATGTCGCCGATAGCCCGCTGGCGCGTATGCGCATGAGCCCCTGGGCGGTTGCCAGCCTCATCCAGAGCCGTGTGGGTATTGAAACCGTGCTCCACTTCCCAACACGGGGGCGCAACTTGCTCCGCGTGCAAGGCGATCTCCTGGCGGCGCATGCGCTGGGTGTGCGCAACATCTTCGTTGTCATGGGCGACCCCACCGCGATTGGCGATTATCCGGACGCTACCGATAGTTACGACATTGTTCCCACCGGCTTGATGAAACTCATCAAAGAAGGCTTCAACCAGGGGCGGGATTTTGGCGGCAACGACCTGGGAGCGCCGACGCACTTTCTTGTTGGCTGTGCGTTGAACTTTGGCGCCGCCAACCTCGAACGCGAGGTGAAACTGCTCCGCAAGAAAATAGCCAGCGGCGCGGATTTTTGCTTGACCATGCCTTTCTACGACCCGGACGTACCGCGTCGCTTTATCGAAGCCTATGGCGGTCCCGTGGAAATTCCTGTGTTGATGGGCGTATTACCCCTCTACAACGAACGGCATGCCGCCTTCCTGCATAACGAAGTGCCTGGTATTACCATTCCCGAACATGTGCTCGAACGCATGGCAACCGCCGAGAACAAGCCCCAGGAGGGGGTGCGTATCGCACTCGAATTGATTGACGCCGTGCGCGATTTGGTGGATGGTATCTACATTATGCCGCCGTTCCGCAAATATGACATCGCCGCCCAGATTATCCGCGCCGTCTATCGTGGAAACCATGCCAATGCCATGCAAGAAGAATAG
- a CDS encoding CBS domain-containing protein encodes MTVRNLLSTKGFGTITVHPDTSVLDAVRILAEHNIGAVVVVDDDDRVVGIFTERDLVRHCATQGAEVLHLPVREVMTPDPITALPQDDLRIIAHVMVEKHFRHIPVVEDGQLIGILSIRDVLKAQRDQYLGEIDTLQTRLMERFEWRRHESES; translated from the coding sequence ATGACAGTACGCAATCTTTTATCAACCAAAGGTTTTGGAACCATCACGGTTCACCCCGACACCAGTGTGCTGGATGCTGTACGCATACTGGCGGAGCACAACATTGGTGCGGTTGTCGTCGTGGATGATGACGACCGTGTGGTGGGCATTTTCACCGAGCGCGACCTGGTGCGCCATTGCGCCACGCAGGGCGCGGAGGTATTGCATTTGCCTGTCCGCGAAGTGATGACCCCTGACCCCATTACCGCTTTGCCACAAGATGATTTGCGCATTATTGCGCATGTGATGGTCGAAAAACATTTTCGGCATATCCCTGTGGTCGAAGATGGTCAACTCATTGGTATTCTCTCCATTCGCGATGTTTTGAAAGCCCAACGCGACCAATACCTGGGCGAGATTGATACATTGCAAACGCGCCTTATGGAGCGTTTTGAATGGCGTCGGCATGAATCTGAATCCTGA
- a CDS encoding CsbD family protein, which translates to MNRTQLQGRWRQIRGRVRERWGHLTNDDLDVIAGRWDRLVGTVQERYGLTREQAERQVDEFLASLEDAKSPSVWALVGIALVALLILAFVLSRRDEW; encoded by the coding sequence ATGAACCGCACACAATTGCAAGGACGTTGGCGGCAAATTCGCGGGCGTGTACGCGAACGCTGGGGACACCTGACCAACGACGACCTGGATGTTATCGCAGGTCGCTGGGACCGCCTGGTAGGGACTGTACAAGAACGTTACGGGCTCACGCGTGAGCAAGCCGAACGCCAGGTGGACGAATTTCTGGCGAGTCTCGAAGATGCCAAAAGCCCCAGTGTGTGGGCACTCGTCGGCATTGCTCTTGTCGCTTTGCTTATCCTGGCCTTTGTGCTCTCTCGACGTGATGAGTGGTAA
- a CDS encoding CBS domain-containing protein, with the protein MSKVPQTVREIMTPDPITVTPDATLAAALQLMIEHGIRRLPVVTERGELVGIISDRDLRLAADSPLLQVMPEDVRRHFEEHRVSEIMRTVLITIEADEPIVEAAKLMRVARVGGLPVVERDGALVGILTRSDLIDHLIRLLEPVETSE; encoded by the coding sequence ATGAGCAAGGTGCCGCAGACTGTTCGCGAGATTATGACGCCCGACCCAATCACCGTCACGCCTGACGCCACATTAGCCGCAGCCCTGCAATTGATGATTGAACATGGCATCCGCCGCTTGCCTGTCGTAACCGAGCGCGGCGAGTTGGTGGGGATTATCAGCGACCGCGATTTGCGGCTGGCGGCTGATTCCCCGCTCTTGCAGGTGATGCCCGAAGATGTGCGACGCCATTTTGAAGAGCACCGCGTGAGCGAAATCATGCGCACGGTGCTCATCACCATCGAAGCAGATGAGCCGATTGTTGAAGCCGCCAAACTCATGCGTGTGGCGCGTGTCGGCGGGCTTCCTGTGGTGGAACGTGACGGCGCTTTGGTGGGCATTCTCACGCGTTCCGACCTCATTGACCATTTGATTCGCTTGCTGGAACCGGTTGAAACGAGTGAGTGA
- a CDS encoding branched-chain amino acid ABC transporter permease, whose product MPWRERFSLTAVLVVAALAGLPWVLAWLGGTDTDSGLAVTVQLVLINTFILAVYAVSYDLLMGYTGILSFGHALFFGTGAYALGITVKHLGWPIWGALVLVVVLAVVQALLVGVLSLRVRGIYFTMVTLALAEGFYRLAQANDFAAYTGAKDGLHGIPLTGWLSRTDHFTRFYLTALLFLLVMYWLARRLVNSPTGRAMQAVRENESRAAALGFNPLAYKLVALVVAGVMAALAGAFNALWQGFADPGFLSVDMTIEALLMVIIGGVGTLVGPILGAGVLEILGDVLNRLFGPRWPLVFGLAYVLIVLYFPYGLLGTWRQRATQRRAGWARLRRLVVREG is encoded by the coding sequence GCGGCACTGGCGGGGCTTCCCTGGGTGTTGGCGTGGCTTGGCGGTACTGATACGGACAGTGGATTGGCTGTCACGGTGCAGTTGGTGCTCATCAACACGTTTATTTTGGCGGTGTATGCGGTCAGTTATGACCTGTTGATGGGCTATACGGGGATTCTTTCATTTGGGCATGCGCTCTTTTTCGGCACGGGGGCGTATGCCTTGGGCATCACCGTCAAGCATTTGGGGTGGCCGATTTGGGGGGCGCTTGTGCTGGTGGTGGTGCTGGCTGTTGTGCAGGCGCTTTTGGTGGGCGTGCTTTCCCTGCGCGTGCGGGGCATTTACTTCACGATGGTGACGTTGGCGTTGGCGGAAGGCTTCTACCGTCTGGCACAGGCGAATGATTTTGCAGCCTATACGGGCGCGAAGGATGGTTTGCACGGCATCCCGCTCACGGGGTGGCTGAGCCGCACCGACCATTTCACCCGTTTCTATTTGACGGCGCTGCTGTTCTTGCTGGTGATGTATTGGCTGGCGCGGCGGTTGGTCAACTCGCCAACCGGGCGTGCCATGCAAGCCGTGCGCGAAAACGAATCCCGCGCTGCGGCGTTGGGGTTCAACCCGCTGGCGTACAAACTGGTGGCGTTGGTCGTGGCGGGCGTGATGGCGGCGCTGGCGGGGGCGTTCAACGCCTTGTGGCAAGGGTTCGCCGACCCCGGCTTTTTGAGCGTTGACATGACCATTGAGGCGCTGTTGATGGTGATTATCGGCGGGGTAGGGACGCTGGTGGGGCCAATTTTGGGCGCGGGCGTGCTCGAAATTCTGGGGGATGTGCTGAACCGTCTCTTCGGACCCCGTTGGCCGCTGGTGTTTGGGCTGGCGTATGTCCTCATCGTGCTCTATTTCCCCTATGGGCTTTTAGGCACATGGCGACAACGCGCGACGCAACGTCGGGCGGGGTGGGCGCGCTTGCGGCGTTTGGTGGTACGTGAAGGGTAA